The following are encoded in a window of Thermoanaerobacter ethanolicus JW 200 genomic DNA:
- a CDS encoding 5'-methylthioadenosine/S-adenosylhomocysteine nucleosidase family protein, translating to MVFIATALYIEAKPLIEYFGLKKDVENRYFQVFKNEEITLVVTGVGKINSSIAVSHAATRYLWDPQSFIINLGVCGSKDIDEKIGNIYLINKIVDNETQKNYIPDILVNHPFEESDIETFNYIVKDKGLMTARLCDMETSGFYQAASKFFETHRIYILKIVSDSTDFEDVSKDKIYELIKNKLKEIDEFIKILKNSFKTSEIFSFYEREIINFLSQKLKLTVSQKQIFYKACLHYKVRKSEGIDFLENFYDVQVNNKEERKKAFEKILSHLR from the coding sequence ATGGTCTTTATCGCAACCGCTTTATATATTGAGGCAAAACCTCTAATTGAATATTTTGGCTTAAAAAAAGATGTAGAAAATCGATATTTTCAAGTTTTTAAAAATGAAGAAATAACGTTGGTAGTAACAGGAGTGGGCAAAATAAATAGCAGTATAGCTGTTTCTCATGCGGCAACTCGATATTTGTGGGATCCACAAAGCTTTATAATAAACCTTGGTGTATGTGGTTCGAAAGATATTGATGAAAAAATAGGGAACATATACCTTATTAACAAAATTGTAGACAATGAAACTCAGAAAAATTATATACCTGATATCTTGGTAAATCATCCTTTTGAAGAAAGCGATATAGAGACTTTTAACTATATAGTAAAAGATAAAGGTTTGATGACAGCAAGACTTTGTGATATGGAAACCAGCGGCTTTTATCAAGCAGCCTCTAAATTTTTTGAGACCCACAGAATTTATATTTTAAAAATTGTCTCTGATAGTACAGATTTCGAGGATGTGTCTAAAGATAAAATTTATGAGTTAATAAAAAACAAGTTAAAGGAAATAGATGAATTTATTAAAATATTGAAAAATAGTTTTAAGACTAGCGAAATATTTTCCTTTTATGAAAGAGAAATTATAAATTTTCTTTCACAAAAGCTAAAACTTACGGTAAGTCAAAAGCAAATTTTTTATAAAGCTTGCCTACATTATAAGGTTAGAAAAAGTGAAGGTATAGATTTTTTAGAAAACTTTTATGATGTACAGGTAAATAATAAAGAAGAAAGGAAGAAGGCTTTTGAAAAAATTCTCTCACATTTACGTTGA